cccgccgcccgccctctcctccctgtgccgcaagcagcaggcgcacctcgcaaacggagggcgcccttactcccagcaaatgggcgatagaaaaccgatcggtgcctgtaccattcccaatatgcgctggctgccgtcggggcagcatgagtacgagcaattttttttttgtttgtttgtttgttttgccgatgcccgtgatgccgccccccatcacgatgccgccccgggcaaccgcccgtgtcgcccgtatctaaaaccgctactggaaGGAACATAGGACTAAGAgaaccagagattaataataactaatgattaattGCAGAGAGGTGAATAAACATATGGTGAGTAAAAaggggtgagagaaggagaaaggCACAGTCCATCAtaggaatcccccagcagcctaaagCACATGCTTCCAGCATAACTAAGgtaggattcagggtcacctgatccaccactaactatatgctttatcaaaaggaAAGGTTTTAAGCCTGATCTTAAAAGTACAcagagtgtctgtctcctgaatccaaactgggagttggttccacagaagaggggcctaaAAACTGAAGGTTCTGCCtcacattctacttttaaatatcctaggaAATAGTGAAGCACTCTATTGGAGTGATAAGGAACTATAAgatcattaagataagatgggctctgattattcaagacctggACTGCAAAAACTGGCAATCTAACCAACTCTTACAATCTTATATCCAGCCAAAAAGTCTTTTTGATCTTGTTTTGAAAGTGATATACCAAGCAAGAGCAGAAAGTATAAGAGTATGAATCTTGTTTTGGGATCTTTTATTTCTTACTTAGTTTCTAACTCCTAAAATTGGTTACTTTAAATACATACTAGGCTAAATTATATCACCAAGACACTGCTTCAAGACCTCTCAGTAGCAATTTACACACTTAGACATTTACTGTACAAACATTAACACACAGGCATCAGAGTAGTGATAGCAGTTgcacctttctgtgtggaggcTGTATGTTGTCcttgtgggttctctccaggtactctggcttccttccAAAGTCATGCAGTTAGTAGTGATTCTAAGTTTTCCGTAGTTGTACATTATCTGCTTCATGGTGAGTGGTCCAGGGTGGagcctgcctcttgccctatggcaGCTGAAATAGCCTCCAAGCCTTGAAGGGAGAAAGAAGCAATCCTGAAAGAATCATTGACAGGTTTTGGCTTTATTTGACTCAATAACGTACATGTAATGAGTGTTTTAAGATATTTCTCACTTATCTAGAGTCTAGATATTTTTTCTTACTTCAAGAAATCTTATCAAGTGTAATTATCTTGCTGGACTGGCAGATTATTTTACTTGATTGTAATCTGGATCTTCtcaaattaagttttttttcccttatatTTCTCTAACCAATTTTTTCAGTGTCTGAAGAGAAGGATTTGCAATTCGATTCTGgaaaagataagataactctttattgtcattgcacagtcatacctagtacaatagtacaatgaaaaTGGAAACTGTCCCACGTCAGCACTACGCACAACACAAATACCTACGACCCATTACCTATTACCTATTACCTAAAAGAAATCTAGCTGTACTAACTAGCTGTTAGGAAAGGCCTAATTTACTTAAAAATCTGTAGGATAAATTTTAGAATGCTGAACAAGTTTTAGCATGATCGTGTTTAACCGTTAAAGTAGGCTCCAAAGTGAGATCAAGATATTTATACTTCACTCTAATTTTGAAATCATGAGCAGAATCTTACTATAACCTTGCTGTGTAGACCTGTACATTTGCCTTTATGTCGACTGTAGTGTTGGAAACACAttggaaaaagacacaataaacataaaataaagataCCAGTGGAGGTCCTGCAGTCTTTTTTCCCCTGCCCCTGGGGAAAAGCCCATTGTTATAGTTTGCTTGCTTATGTCGGTCAAGGACAAAGCTTCAGCTGTTCCAGAACTGTCAGCCACAAATGAAGGGCGAATCATCAGCACACTGACAGCTCCTCTTTCTGCTCTGGCTGCATGTCCTGATAATGTACTTGAACTGTGTCACACCTCTAGCTGCTATGTATAGAGTCTGTTGTCAGAGCTCTGCAAACAAATAGTTTATACAGTGTCAGATACCCTCGGTCTGGATCAGAGGGATTCGCTCAAGCTTGTGGTACGACGCAGTCTACATGCTATAGTTTGGCGTAATTCAAACTTTTCTCGTCGTTAACTTCTAGTTCCACCAGAGATGTAATGAAGATTTATGGAACAGATGTGATGGAGTCCAGCAGCTGCCCACACTTGAGCCAACAGTCAGAAAAATATAAGGGAGCAGACAGCCTGCGAGTCAGCATTAACGACTGTGTTTTCACTGTGGATAAAACTACTGTAGTCAAAAACTGTGAGTACTTCAGAGCATTGTTCCAGTCAGGAATGAGAGAGTCTAGACAGGAGGAGGTCCAGCTGAAATGCGTGGGGAATCTGGGATTTCAAGTTCTGCTGCAGGTGCTGGATGGGAAGCAACCTATCCTCAACAGTGACGAGATCGTCGAAGCGATAGAGTGTACGGCTTTTCTCCAGGTGCCAGCTCTCACCAAGCATTTGATCAATATTATAAATTCCGAAAACTGCTTGCTCATGTTTCATACAGCTGCAACCTACGGAGTGTGGGAGTTGTTCCACAGAGCAGCTTTATTCATCAGAGACATGTACACTGACCTAGGGGAGGATGTTCGTAGCTTACCCAGTAAGCTGCTAGAGTACATTGAGTCTCTTCTCCCAAGTAGCTACATGGCAGTGTGCAGTCACTCTCCATCCACTGAGCTGCTCCAGGATGCCCAGAGGACAGTGTGTCATCTGGATGAAGAGCAAAAAGAGTGGAGAATCCTCACACATCTTCCTATGAGCACCAGCACCACCATGGCAGGCGTGGCAGTCCTCAACAACAAACTGTACATAATCGGAGGAGTGTATGATTTAAGTAAAAAGGTAGTGGAGACTGGATTCTGCTACGATCCTGTGGCTAATTCATGGTCAGTGATTTGTGGACCTCAGCAGCTACGCTACAACTTCTCTCTAATAGGTCATGAGGGATGCCTCTATGCTATAGGAGGGGAGTATAACATGAAGGCTCTATCATCAGTGGAGAGATATGGGCTGTCTGATCAGAGCTGGAGTTTTGTTTCCTCCCTCCCATGCCCTGCAACCTCAGTGGTGTCCACTGTAGCCATGAAGAGGATCTATATCTGTCTTTGGAAAGGGAAAGGGGCCACAGACATACATGGGTACGTACCTGAACACAATCGGTGGAATCTGGTCACTACACTCATCCGCCAGCACAGTTATGGTCTTCATATGGTGGCCCACAGGGATAATCTCTATGTGATGCGGAACGGACCATGTGAAGACTTCTTACAATGTGTGATGGACTGTTACAACCTGACTTCAGGTCAGTGGACAGTGATGTCCGGTCAGTACGGGAACAGCAAAAGCTCTCTGTTCACGGCAGTGGTCAGAGGAGATTCTGTGTTCACTCTCAGCAGACACGTGACCACAGAGTACACCATAGAGGCGAACAAATGGAGGCTCAGGCATGAGATGAAAGGTTTTGGCAGGATTGGATCCATATATACATTTTTGATGAGGCTGCCTAAACCCACTCTCTCCCTTTTAGGAAATTGCCCAAGCCAGAACCTCAGAGACACTGATGTCTGTCACAGATTTCCCCTGGGATGCtctcagcacatttaaaagctggTGATCATCATTCTGGTTTCTATTCTAATAGTATGTGGCAAAGGATTACAGCCCACACTGCAACTGTTTCAAGCGCACCTCTAAAAAATTGGTTTAGTCTGCCCAAACTATTATTTCAGACTGTTGACTGTTCACTGTCTACAGAGGAATCAAAGCAGTTAGTTGATAACTAGCAAAATTGATGGATAAAGCTGCAAAACTAGCACTTATGTTGCTTTGCAGCTTTTTGTCGTGTTTGTTTGTGGGAACCACCCTGTAATAGACTTTTTATTGCACAGTCCTTGAAGAAAACAGATGGTCATGGTCTAAATTAATGTCACACTTTTAATAAGTTTGTTCACAATTACTACAAATATTTGCATCACTTTAAAATTTAGACACAGCAtgactttaatcagtttatttttgttcCAAAACTAATCTAAAAAATTGGTAAAGAAGATATGGGTTAATTCAGAAATATGAATAGATCATCATCTAACAATGCAGTGTCAGCATCAACTATATGTGTGTAGCTGTTTCATACCAGCACAAGGTCAGATATGACTGCAGTTTTTAGAATACAGATGATTGTCTGCAAGATATCAATgtgaaaagtgtgtgtgttttatcagGACACACGCATCATAAGCTCCTCCAGGGCCCGATCTCGGTGGTTTTCATGAACCAGCAGCACTTCTTTGATGGCATTCTTCTGAAAGCCCATCTCATTGAACTGATTCAGCAGGTGTAGGAACTCCTTCGccttgagaaagaaaaagtttactttctttaaagtttttaatCAAACTGACTTCATCAGATGAAAAGTGCCAAGCTTTGTTGTCTCCGATAACTTTAAAGACTTGTGTGATATTGGAGCTCTTTGTATGGCTTACCTTTGTTTCACAGTTTTGAAACATCTCCAAGGCCTCTTCCACCTGGGACATGTCATAACCCAGCTGACACAGGTGGTCAAACGCCACCAGATAACTCAAGATCTGCCAAATATTCATTCATACAGGATGAACAAGAGAAGAGCTGTCACATGGAAAAAGTTATTGTCTGTTTCCAGTCAGATTCAATTAATACAATGGCTgaatacaataacctcagttttatctgaatttagaagcaagAAATTTTGGGTAGTCCATATGTTTacatctttaagacattcctgcaattTAATTGGTGTGCATTATCTGGGTTCACGGACAGATAAAGTTGGGTATCTgggtatgctatgccttctagGGATAATgtctaagggaagcatgtatgaTGTAAAAAGAACTGGTCCTACCACAAAAGCtggtggaactccataattaatcaaaataacTGCCAAATCATTTTTTGTTAGTCAGTTGATTGATTCATTGGGTCAGGTAAatatatgtaataaataaattaaaaagtagTATAGATATGTGTAGCTTCatttgtaaaatgtaattttatattttccatttgtttgcagatggttgataaataaaagcaaaaacacaaccCTGGTGCATGAGTGTGCCAGATGCCAGATGAGTATTATGTTAGGGCCAGCTGTTGTTTTCAATATTCAGTGAAGTCGAGAGTAAGTTTAAAGtgatttgggaaaaaaaaacaacttaactTTCCTGTAGAAGTCTCTCAACAACTTACTTCCAAAGCAACCATTTTGTCAGAACTTATGTGTAAGATGTCATCTTTTCTGTTACAGGCCTTTGAAACTGTGGATGTTCCTCTACAAAGTATATAAACTTTAGTAATGCTCTAACTTAAACTAATCCACTATCTACACATTACTTCACCCTGTTTCTGCTCTAACATACACAAAGCACAGTGACTCAGTGTCCAAACCAAAGAGGCACACAATAATATGCTCTGTAAGGCATTACTTATTACTGTGATTAAGAAGATgataatttaattcaatttcattttatagtgcaaaatcacaacaacagccaccCCAAGGTACTTTATATTATTATGAAAAGACCCTAcattaatacagagaaaacaaaacaacaatcatgtaaccctctatgagcaagaaatttggtgaaagtgggaaatataaactcccttttaacgggaagagcctccagcagaaccaggctcgggaAGGGGCACCCATCTGCCACGTAAAGTTAGGGGTGAGCAGATGAAGCCAATGATAGAGAACCTCATACTGACTAAGGCAGAGAGTTCAGATCAGAGTGTGAACTTTGTAAAATCATGAAATACACTAGTCTTTAATCTTCCAGTATCAGAACTAACAAATGCTGCTGAAGAACTAAGTTTGTTTCCTTAAAGCTATTGAATCCGTGCATAGTTAAGTCTCATCTTTGTTTCTCACCTATCCTTTCTTGTCTTTTCAGATTTATTCTGTTTGGTTCATGGACCCATAATGCTGTAGGCCCAAGTGTGACCACTATTTTTACACTGACTTATAGTAGCTGTATTTATACTGTATCAGTGTTCATAGAACAGACTGTATGATCCCGACAGCTGGAGCCAAAAGTTGACCAAGTGTTTCCGAGCAACACTGGCTTGTTGTTGGATATAACACTGACCTCATCTGGGGTCTGCTGTCCTGTCCTCTGAAGAGCAGTGATGGCAGTATGAAGAGAGTAGCCCCTTGCAGTGATGGCCTCCAGCAACTCTCTCTCCTCTGGGTTTAGAGCTGACAGGAGTTCTGCTGTAGAGTCCAAAGCAAAGGAGGACAAACCCCTCGGCCCTGAGATGACAGCGGGGTTTCTACAGGTGTCTGGTCTGAATATCTAAGAAACGGCAGACTGCAGTGAATGTACAGCGAGTGGCTGAGAAAGAACAGGGCATGGTAGACCTGACATGCAGTTTTAGTGAGAAGCACACAGGATTCACACTAGCTAATCCTCTTGAAGCTCTTGCACCTTGGCTGCATTCAGAGAGCATATTTTACGCAGATTATTTTTAGAGTGCAAATCcatgaaaaacattttgaaaatgcaAAATGGAGAAAAGCTGGATAGGAAGAACTTATTTCCTTTCGTAGTTAATATTGCTGACATTAAAAGAAATGTAATCCCATGAGAATATCTGACACATCTCAATAGTCACAACCCTGACTATAAACAGAGTGAACCTGTTTTCATGCTAAGCCTGTCTGGTTCTAGTTATACTCAAGATTGACCGTGCAGCTCAGGTGATGGTACTGCCATGAGCTTCAAGCTATATTCAGACACTGTTAGGAAACAGAACTTTCAATAGTCTAGACTACTGAGACTTAGCCACACTGCAAACTCACATGGCTTCGTGAATGAACAGCCACATTCTAAAATTATGACAATAAACACAGTCAAAGTAAAGCTGGAAGGATGGCTGTGTgaatttagttttgttttttttcctggataGTGATGCTGAATGTATCACAGTCATCAGCTGTATTGTATTGTGTATTACATTCTGCAATGAAAAGTTTCAaatgcacactcacacatacacacacagcttaCTGATCACAATATGTTCCTCTTACCATGCTGGCTGTGCTAGTTCTGGTGTAAGGGATCCTCATGTCCGAGGCTGTGTGTGATGAAGTGCTCTGGGGATAAGTCTCTGTGTTGGGATCTTGTTGTGTGGGCGTGTCAAGCAGTGACAGTGAACACTGACGCAGGTTCTTTCTGCGCTGGTGGGGCAGGCTGCTCAGACAGGCCGGGGGGTTCAGCAGGTCAGGGACAAAGGCCTTCTGTGCTTTCCTCTGACCACGCTGACAGTTTGCAGAAGGACGCTGTTCCCCCGGACTCACTTTCACTATGGAACTCGTCTTGGCTTTCTGTGTAGTGTCCTCTTTGTCATCTGAAGGTGAGATGGTAAACTTGGTGCGCAGGATGGAGGAGTTGAGGCTGTGGGACCGCTGCCGAGGGCTGGGCTCGCAGAAGTCCAAGCTCTGTCGACTGGCATTCTGTTGTGGGCTGCTAAACAGCATCCAGTATGGTGGACAAGATGACAGCAGGCTTGATGAAGAGAAAGAGGGGTTAAGCTGGTGCTGGGTGGCAAAGCCACTTTGCAGCCCAGTTAGCACCCAGTTCTCCAGACTGAATCCATACTgtcaaacatgcaaacatcgtGTAAGTCCTTCTGTAGGTCTGAAGCTACATTTTCAACCTCAACTCAATGATGACAGACTTTtcattactttactttactttttagTCTTTTGGCTTGCTAACATTAGCCAGTTGAGTGTAAACAACACTTAACTGGCTAATGTAAGGCTCATGAAACTTATGGTAGCGTCTAGCATCTCAGATTATTAGCACTGACTATAAAAACCATTTACAATACAGAAATGTCTAACATCTGGAAAGTATGTTGATTTGTACACCCAGTAATGAGTATGAAAAATACTTTGATAGGGATGCTCTCCCATTAATTATTGCATTAATGTGTCACAGAGACAATCCCCTTGTAGCCCTTTTGAGGTGATTTGAAGCCCAGGTTGCTTTGATGACAGTCTTCagcttgtctttattttgggGTCAGATGTTTCTTATCTTCCTCTTGATAACAGACTATACTATGTTCTGTATTGTCATGCCCACCTTTTCCTTTTCCTACCCATTCAATCTACTTTCTATTAAAGTGCTTCGATGTAGCACTCAGCAAGCGTCCAGCCTTTTCAGTGATCTTCTGTGGCTTACCCTCCTGTGCAGGGTTATGACATCATGTCAGTATGGACCAAagtctgagaaatgtttccagcacctaaGACAGATTCATACCAGTACTACCACGGTGTACCTGTTAAAGCGTACATCCTTTAGTGGTATGTGCAAGGCCCTCTACCTGCCAGTTTGAGGGTTCTGTGCAGTTCAGCTGATCgtaggactgcactcttctggacagagacctATGATGTTGTGTCTGGAATCTGCTCAGTTGTAACATTCTGTCACATTCTTGTCCGAGATTTACCTTTATCTTTCATATGCTCATATAAAGCTGTAAAGAGCAATGTTGTCCTTTATTTGGCAGTGCTAGTAAGTGTGTACTAATcacatacatacaaaaaaaaccatACAAAGTGAGATGTTGAGCCAAGGTTCTTCCTTTAATTTATCGCCTGTCAGTGTCATagggttttgtttggttttccttctacacaaaggaaaaaccatggcagagagagaaacacactcACCTCTGTTTCCTGCAGGATGTTGAAGTAGTCAGGGACAGTCATACTGACAGAATATTTTAGTTCCTGAAAGGAAGCACTCTGAGGCACCCTCAGAGGTACACCATCCATACTGCTCAGTccactgagaaaaacaaagataagtCAGCCATAGAAGAACTCACACAATCCCTCCAGTTGTGGATCTGTAGTGTGGACTGCCGTGCTCCCTAAAAGGAAACACAACAATCTGTATTTCAGTGAGCTCAGAAAGCTGCAGCGTTCAGGCAGTGGGACTGTTCTAACCCCTTCGCTCTAATTCCAGAAGTGTGCAGTCCACTTCTGCTGACCTTTCAATATTTTCTGGTTTTATATTAGAGTCCATGATGATACCTTCCATGAGAAGCCTGAAGATTTCCATTAGgccaaataaaacactgactcttttttctctctgtaaTCTGTCAAACATTATTGTTATTGCTAATATATTAAATAAAGTTATAAAAACAATTAACATTATGTGATAACTGGGTTATAATCAGTTCTTTTAATGctttttgcatttactttttaCAGCATGTGAAGAAAGGTAAGAGCATCACTGCTTTGAGTGTTACTTTGGATCAACAACTGTTGAATGTTTAGATTCTACAGTAATAAGTCTGCCCTACAAAGTCCAAATCCAGTCTTCCGCCTGTCCTCCACAGAGGGGATTCCACTAAACTTCAGCAGGCTATTTTCACCTTCATAAAGGTGACGCACATCAGAAGTCGAAACTGTTCAGTGAGTACAGGTTGTCATCATCAGCACAATCAATCCATAAATCTTCCTTCAACTACTCTTTTTGTCAAACAGTACAATCTTTTGT
The sequence above is a segment of the Oreochromis aureus strain Israel breed Guangdong unplaced genomic scaffold, ZZ_aureus HiC_scaffold_60, whole genome shotgun sequence genome. Coding sequences within it:
- the kbtbd13 gene encoding kelch repeat and BTB domain-containing protein 13 gives rise to the protein MKIYGTDVMESSSCPHLSQQSEKYKGADSLRVSINDCVFTVDKTTVVKNCEYFRALFQSGMRESRQEEVQLKCVGNLGFQVLLQVLDGKQPILNSDEIVEAIECTAFLQVPALTKHLINIINSENCLLMFHTAATYGVWELFHRAALFIRDMYTDLGEDVRSLPSKLLEYIESLLPSSYMAVCSHSPSTELLQDAQRTVCHLDEEQKEWRILTHLPMSTSTTMAGVAVLNNKLYIIGGVYDLSKKVVETGFCYDPVANSWSVICGPQQLRYNFSLIGHEGCLYAIGGEYNMKALSSVERYGLSDQSWSFVSSLPCPATSVVSTVAMKRIYICLWKGKGATDIHGYVPEHNRWNLVTTLIRQHSYGLHMVAHRDNLYVMRNGPCEDFLQCVMDCYNLTSGQWTVMSGQYGNSKSSLFTAVVRGDSVFTLSRHVTTEYTIEANKWRLRHEMKGFGRIGSIYTFLMRLPKPTLSLLGNCPSQNLRDTDVCHRFPLGCSQHI
- the ubap1lb gene encoding ubiquitin-associated protein 1-like: MDGVPLRVPQSASFQELKYSVSMTVPDYFNILQETEYGFSLENWVLTGLQSGFATQHQLNPSFSSSSLLSSCPPYWMLFSSPQQNASRQSLDFCEPSPRQRSHSLNSSILRTKFTISPSDDKEDTTQKAKTSSIVKVSPGEQRPSANCQRGQRKAQKAFVPDLLNPPACLSSLPHQRRKNLRQCSLSLLDTPTQQDPNTETYPQSTSSHTASDMRIPYTRTSTASMIFRPDTCRNPAVISGPRGLSSFALDSTAELLSALNPEERELLEAITARGYSLHTAITALQRTGQQTPDEILSYLVAFDHLCQLGYDMSQVEEALEMFQNCETKAKEFLHLLNQFNEMGFQKNAIKEVLLVHENHRDRALEELMMRVS